The following coding sequences lie in one Pseudomonas syringae CC1557 genomic window:
- a CDS encoding ABC transporter substrate-binding protein, giving the protein MRKTLAMTSCLGLLALAPLAQASNLVFCSEASPAGFDIAQYTTGTDNDASEPIYNRLTEFKQGDTTVVPALATSWDVSPDGLIYTFHLREGVKFHSNKDFKPSRDFNADDVLFTFNRMLKPDHPFRVAYPTEFPYFTGMGLNKKIKSVEKTDPLTVVFTLNTVDAAFIQNIAMNFAAILSAEYAEQLMAKGDVRNINQQPIGTGPFVFQRYQKDSQIRYKGNKEYWDQSRVKIDQLIFAIVTDASARMQKLKANECQVSLNPRPADLANLREDKSLQVIEKPGFNLGYIAYNVRHEPLGNLQVRQALDMAVNKKAIISAVYQGAGQLAVNAMPPTQWSYDDSIKDAPYNPEKAKELLRAAGVKEGTVLNLWAMPVQRPYNPNARLMAEMLQSDWAKVGIKVNIVSYEWGEYLKRTKNGEHDISLIGWTGDNGDPDNWLGTLYSCAAIGGNNYSMWCDEKYDQLIKAAVATTDRGQRTDLYKQAQRYLKEQVPITPVAHSTVNQPLRTEVKDFHVSPFGRNNFSGVSVVD; this is encoded by the coding sequence ATGCGTAAAACTCTTGCGATGACGTCGTGCCTGGGGCTGCTTGCTCTGGCTCCGCTGGCACAGGCGAGCAATCTGGTGTTCTGTTCGGAAGCAAGCCCGGCGGGCTTTGACATTGCCCAGTACACGACCGGGACTGACAATGATGCTTCCGAACCGATCTATAACCGCCTGACCGAGTTCAAACAGGGCGATACAACTGTGGTTCCAGCCCTGGCAACTTCGTGGGATGTTTCGCCAGATGGCCTGATCTACACCTTTCATCTGCGTGAAGGGGTGAAATTCCATAGCAACAAGGACTTCAAGCCCAGTCGCGACTTCAACGCCGACGACGTGCTGTTCACTTTCAACCGCATGCTCAAACCTGACCATCCCTTTCGCGTCGCTTACCCGACCGAGTTTCCGTATTTCACTGGAATGGGCCTGAACAAGAAGATCAAGTCCGTCGAGAAAACCGATCCGTTGACCGTTGTGTTCACCCTTAATACGGTCGACGCCGCGTTCATACAAAACATCGCGATGAACTTCGCAGCCATTCTGTCCGCTGAATACGCGGAACAACTGATGGCCAAGGGTGATGTGAGAAACATCAACCAGCAGCCGATTGGCACCGGCCCTTTCGTGTTCCAGCGCTATCAGAAAGACTCGCAGATTCGCTACAAAGGCAATAAGGAATACTGGGATCAGAGCAGAGTGAAGATCGACCAGTTGATCTTCGCCATCGTGACCGACGCCTCTGCGCGCATGCAAAAGCTAAAGGCCAACGAGTGCCAGGTCTCACTTAATCCGCGCCCGGCGGACCTCGCCAATCTCAGGGAGGACAAGAGCCTGCAGGTGATCGAGAAGCCGGGCTTCAACCTAGGCTACATCGCCTACAACGTACGCCATGAACCATTGGGCAACCTCCAGGTTCGTCAGGCACTGGACATGGCAGTCAACAAAAAGGCCATCATCAGCGCGGTCTATCAGGGCGCTGGGCAACTGGCAGTGAATGCCATGCCGCCGACCCAGTGGTCCTACGATGACAGCATCAAGGACGCACCGTACAACCCGGAAAAAGCCAAAGAGCTGTTGCGCGCCGCCGGGGTCAAGGAAGGCACCGTGCTGAACCTCTGGGCCATGCCGGTCCAGCGACCGTATAACCCCAATGCCAGGTTAATGGCCGAGATGCTGCAATCCGACTGGGCCAAAGTCGGCATCAAGGTCAACATCGTCAGTTATGAATGGGGTGAATACCTCAAGCGCACCAAGAACGGCGAGCACGATATCTCGTTGATTGGCTGGACCGGTGACAACGGTGACCCGGACAACTGGCTCGGCACCCTGTACAGCTGCGCCGCCATTGGCGGTAACAACTACTCGATGTGGTGTGACGAGAAATACGACCAGTTGATCAAGGCCGCCGTGGCCACCACCGATCGCGGGCAGCGCACCGATCTGTACAAACAGGCGCAACGCTATCTGAAGGAACAGGTGCCGATCACCCCGGTCGCCCACTCAACCGTAAATCAGCCGCTGCGTACCGAGGTCAAGGACTTTCACGTCAGCCCGTTCGGGCGCAACAACTTTTCGGGGGTGAGCGTCGTCGACTGA
- a CDS encoding ABC transporter substrate-binding protein, whose protein sequence is MLKHAVIPFLLGASLLASAPFAHAASNLVFCSEGSPAGFDPGQYTTGTDFDAAAETVFNRLTQFERGGTKVVPGLATKWDISEDGLTYTFHLREGVKFHTTPYFKPTREFDADDVLFTFNRMIDKDMPYRKAYPTEFPYFTDMAMDTNITRIEKIDDHTVKFVLGKVDAAFIQNMAMSFASIQSAEYAAKLLKEGKPELINQQPIGTGPFVFKSYQKDSNIRYTGNKDYWKPEDVKIDNLIFAITTDASVRMQKLKKNECQITAYPRPADLEPLKADKNLKMPDQAGFNLGYIAYNVMPQIKGEDHPNPLAQLKVRQALDMAVNKQQIIDSVYQGAGQLAVNAMPPTQWSYDTTIKDAKYDPEKARQLLKEAGIKEGTEITLWAMPVQRPYNPNAKLMAEMLQSDWKKIGINAKIVSYEWGEYIKRAKNGENGAMLIGWSGDNGDPDNWLGTLFGCDALNGNNFAKWCDKPFDTLIHQAKETSDQAKRTELYKQAQHLLKDAVPMTPIAHSTVYQPMRTSVQDFKISPFGLNSFYGVSVTGK, encoded by the coding sequence ATGCTCAAACACGCGGTCATTCCGTTTCTGCTCGGCGCCAGCTTGCTCGCCAGCGCACCTTTCGCCCACGCAGCATCAAACCTGGTGTTTTGCTCCGAGGGCAGCCCTGCCGGTTTCGACCCAGGCCAGTACACCACTGGCACTGACTTCGACGCTGCGGCAGAGACTGTTTTCAATCGTCTGACCCAGTTCGAACGCGGGGGCACCAAAGTTGTGCCAGGCCTGGCGACCAAATGGGACATCTCCGAGGATGGCCTGACGTACACCTTCCACCTTCGCGAAGGCGTCAAGTTCCACACCACGCCATATTTCAAACCGACCCGCGAATTCGACGCCGATGACGTGTTGTTCACGTTCAATCGCATGATTGACAAGGACATGCCTTACCGCAAAGCGTATCCGACTGAATTCCCGTACTTCACCGACATGGCGATGGATACCAACATCACCAGGATCGAAAAGATCGACGACCACACCGTCAAGTTCGTTCTGGGCAAGGTCGACGCCGCGTTCATCCAGAACATGGCCATGAGCTTCGCGTCGATCCAGTCCGCAGAATATGCGGCCAAGCTGCTCAAGGAAGGCAAGCCGGAGTTGATCAACCAGCAGCCGATCGGCACCGGTCCGTTCGTGTTCAAGAGCTATCAGAAAGACTCCAACATTCGCTACACCGGCAACAAGGATTACTGGAAGCCTGAAGACGTCAAGATCGACAACCTGATCTTCGCCATCACCACCGATGCTTCGGTGCGCATGCAGAAGCTCAAGAAGAACGAGTGCCAGATCACGGCTTATCCTCGTCCTGCCGACCTCGAACCGCTCAAGGCCGACAAAAACCTGAAGATGCCTGATCAGGCGGGCTTCAACCTGGGTTACATCGCCTACAACGTGATGCCTCAGATCAAGGGCGAAGACCATCCAAACCCGCTGGCTCAGTTGAAAGTGCGCCAGGCGCTGGACATGGCGGTCAACAAGCAGCAGATCATCGACTCGGTTTACCAGGGTGCAGGTCAATTGGCGGTCAACGCCATGCCGCCGACCCAGTGGTCCTATGACACCACTATCAAGGACGCCAAGTACGATCCCGAGAAAGCTCGCCAGTTGCTCAAGGAAGCCGGCATCAAGGAAGGCACCGAGATTACCCTTTGGGCGATGCCGGTTCAGCGTCCTTACAACCCCAACGCCAAACTGATGGCCGAGATGCTCCAGTCTGACTGGAAGAAGATCGGTATCAACGCCAAGATCGTCAGCTACGAATGGGGCGAATACATCAAGCGTGCCAAGAATGGCGAGAACGGCGCGATGCTGATTGGCTGGAGCGGCGACAACGGTGACCCGGACAACTGGCTCGGCACCCTGTTTGGCTGCGATGCACTGAATGGCAACAACTTTGCCAAATGGTGCGACAAGCCATTCGACACCCTGATCCATCAGGCCAAGGAAACATCGGATCAGGCCAAGCGCACCGAACTGTACAAACAGGCGCAACACCTCCTGAAAGATGCAGTGCCGATGACCCCTATCGCGCACTCGACGGTCTATCAGCCCATGCGTACCAGCGTTCAGGACTTCAAGATCAGCCCGTTTGGCTTGAACTCCTTCTACGGTGTGAGCGTGACCGGGAAGTAA
- a CDS encoding ABC transporter substrate-binding protein, whose product MGQTLFKPLLLTTALLACAPIAQAASTLVYCSEASPAGFDPSQYTSGTDFDASAETVFNRLTQFKRGGTEVEPGLATRWDVSPDGLTYTFHLRDGVKFHTTDYFTPTRTFNADDVLFTFNRLLDANHPFRKAYPSESPYFTDMGLNTTIKSVEKVDPQTVRFTLNNIDAAFVQNLAMSFASIQSAEYADKLLKEGKAEELNQKPIGTGPFVFKRYQKDSQIRYVGNTDYWKPEDVKIDNLIFSISSDAAVRMQKLKAGECQVSGYPRPQDIEEMKKDPKLKVLSQPGFNLGFLAYNVTHAPLDQLKVRQALDMAIDKPAIIKAVYQSAGQLAENALPPGQWSFDPTIKDAPHDLTKAKQLLKEAGVAPGTKIDLWAMTVQRASNPNARMSAQMIQSDWEKIGIKANIVSYEWGEYIKRAKAGEHDAMIYGWTGDNGDPDNWLGVLYSCAAVKGSNYAKWCDPAYDKLVQQAKVTTNRDERIKLYQQAQHILKQQVPITPIANSKVFQPMRQEVQDFKISPFGLTPFYGVSLGTVK is encoded by the coding sequence ATGGGACAAACACTCTTCAAACCGCTGCTGCTGACCACTGCGCTGCTAGCCTGCGCACCCATTGCCCAGGCGGCGAGCACGCTGGTGTATTGCTCCGAGGCCAGCCCGGCAGGTTTCGACCCCAGTCAGTACACCAGCGGTACCGACTTCGATGCCTCCGCTGAAACCGTCTTCAACCGCCTGACCCAGTTCAAGCGTGGCGGCACCGAAGTGGAACCGGGCCTGGCCACACGCTGGGACGTTTCGCCAGACGGACTGACCTACACCTTCCACCTGCGCGACGGTGTGAAATTCCACACCACCGACTACTTCACGCCGACCCGCACTTTCAACGCCGACGATGTGCTGTTCACCTTCAACCGCCTGCTCGACGCCAACCATCCGTTCCGCAAAGCCTATCCGTCGGAGTCGCCGTACTTCACCGACATGGGGCTCAACACGACGATCAAGAGCGTCGAGAAAGTCGATCCGCAGACCGTCCGCTTCACGTTGAACAACATCGATGCAGCGTTCGTGCAGAACCTGGCGATGAGTTTCGCCTCCATCCAGTCCGCTGAATACGCGGACAAGCTGCTCAAGGAAGGCAAGGCGGAGGAGCTGAACCAGAAACCCATCGGCACCGGGCCTTTCGTGTTCAAGCGCTACCAGAAGGACTCGCAGATCCGTTACGTCGGCAACACCGACTACTGGAAGCCCGAGGATGTGAAGATCGACAACCTGATCTTCTCGATCAGCAGCGATGCCGCCGTGCGTATGCAGAAGCTCAAGGCCGGTGAATGCCAGGTCAGCGGCTATCCGCGTCCGCAGGATATCGAAGAGATGAAGAAGGACCCGAAGCTCAAGGTCCTGAGTCAGCCGGGTTTCAACCTGGGTTTTCTGGCCTATAACGTGACGCATGCGCCACTGGACCAGCTCAAGGTTCGTCAGGCGCTGGACATGGCCATCGACAAGCCGGCCATCATCAAGGCGGTATACCAGAGCGCAGGCCAACTGGCCGAAAACGCCCTGCCGCCCGGCCAGTGGAGCTTTGACCCGACCATCAAGGACGCCCCGCACGACCTGACCAAAGCCAAACAACTGCTCAAGGAAGCAGGTGTAGCACCGGGTACCAAAATCGACCTGTGGGCCATGACCGTCCAGCGCGCGTCAAACCCCAATGCGCGCATGTCCGCACAGATGATCCAGTCCGACTGGGAGAAGATCGGCATCAAGGCCAACATCGTCAGCTATGAATGGGGCGAATACATCAAGCGCGCCAAAGCCGGCGAACACGACGCGATGATCTACGGCTGGACAGGCGACAACGGTGATCCTGATAACTGGCTCGGCGTGCTCTACAGCTGCGCTGCGGTTAAAGGCAGCAACTACGCCAAATGGTGCGACCCGGCTTACGACAAGCTGGTGCAGCAGGCCAAGGTCACCACCAATCGCGATGAGCGCATCAAGCTCTACCAACAGGCACAGCACATTCTCAAGCAACAGGTGCCGATCACCCCGATTGCCAACTCGAAGGTGTTTCAGCCAATGCGCCAGGAAGTGCAGGACTTCAAGATCAGTCCATTCGGTCTGACCCCCTTCTATGGTGTCAGTCTGGGTACAGTGAAGTAA
- a CDS encoding OprD family porin, producing the protein MKTTSTALLALSLSSFGALVQAEPASQTFVPTELSSKNAQADANGFIEDQHLTGTTRNWYANELKRRGEVFSYRDNGVPEQTSRRINWQQGTIVNYTSGYTQGVVGFSTELALYNAIALDRDTDDFAGNSNRTLAHSDGDAVGQWSKMGLGNVKARVSNTVLTMGRQSVNTPVIAFIGNRALPSSFQGVAVQSDELNNLSFQAGSFDRVSPRMEQSLDKFRSEYGDRSQTADRLDMFGADYKPTDSLTTSFYASNLEDFWHQYYFGFTHELGDSKALALSTNLNYYKTKDSGQSKQGPIDNDTYSLSFTGTHNAHSVSLAYQQVSGDEYFDYAHDTNAIFLANSLLSDFNGPNEKSLQIAYVLNMAEYGVPGLKFNIYQARGWDIDGTKYKGNVYGDVQTINGVRTASGVNAMDGETHYEYGIGTSYSVQSGPLKATAIRATYTTHRASENQADGNINEFRLVTTVPFNIL; encoded by the coding sequence GTGAAAACAACTAGCACTGCGTTACTGGCATTGTCTCTATCGTCGTTTGGCGCACTGGTTCAGGCTGAACCGGCAAGCCAGACGTTCGTACCGACCGAGCTGAGTTCAAAGAATGCACAGGCCGACGCCAACGGCTTTATCGAAGATCAACACCTGACCGGCACGACACGTAACTGGTACGCCAATGAACTCAAGCGTCGCGGCGAAGTGTTCAGCTACAGAGACAACGGCGTTCCCGAGCAGACCTCGCGTCGCATCAACTGGCAACAGGGCACCATCGTCAACTACACCTCGGGGTACACCCAGGGCGTTGTAGGTTTCTCCACCGAACTGGCGCTGTACAACGCCATTGCGTTGGACCGTGACACCGATGACTTTGCAGGAAACTCCAACCGTACCCTGGCACACAGCGACGGCGACGCAGTCGGTCAGTGGAGCAAAATGGGTCTGGGCAACGTCAAGGCACGTGTATCCAACACGGTCCTGACGATGGGTCGCCAATCGGTGAATACCCCGGTCATCGCCTTCATCGGCAACCGCGCACTGCCCTCCAGCTTCCAGGGTGTTGCCGTACAGAGCGATGAGTTGAATAACCTGTCCTTTCAAGCCGGTAGTTTCGACCGCGTATCGCCACGTATGGAACAAAGCCTGGACAAGTTCCGTTCCGAGTACGGTGATCGCAGCCAGACCGCTGACCGTCTGGACATGTTCGGTGCCGACTACAAGCCGACCGACAGCCTGACAACCAGCTTTTATGCATCGAACCTGGAAGATTTCTGGCACCAGTACTACTTCGGCTTCACCCACGAACTGGGTGACAGCAAGGCATTGGCGCTCAGCACCAACCTGAACTACTACAAAACCAAGGACTCCGGTCAGAGCAAACAAGGCCCTATCGACAACGATACCTACAGCCTGTCCTTCACCGGTACGCATAACGCTCACAGCGTCAGCCTTGCTTATCAGCAAGTGTCTGGCGATGAGTACTTCGACTATGCGCACGACACCAACGCGATCTTCCTGGCGAACTCCCTGCTCTCGGACTTCAACGGCCCGAACGAGAAGTCCCTGCAGATCGCCTACGTACTGAACATGGCCGAGTACGGCGTGCCGGGTCTGAAATTCAACATCTACCAGGCGCGTGGCTGGGACATCGACGGTACCAAATACAAAGGCAACGTCTATGGCGACGTCCAGACAATCAATGGTGTTCGGACAGCGTCCGGCGTAAACGCAATGGACGGCGAAACTCACTACGAGTACGGCATCGGTACGTCGTACTCCGTGCAGTCCGGCCCGCTCAAGGCCACTGCTATCCGCGCGACTTACACCACGCACCGCGCCAGCGAGAATCAGGCTGATGGCAACATCAACGAATTCCGTCTGGTGACCACCGTTCCGTTCAACATTCTTTGA
- a CDS encoding HET-C-related protein produces the protein MNPPETTAESFAAAIDQDANTNGEPLPTPLRFEAGKGDEHKQTHGAIETVLESAGFSPEEIRAIYFGNWLRDYSQLLDPKIVRATNMPKSFPDLLSREALTRIVDVLAVKEFTDLMKIDRPRFVVTPERLGVYRPAEHIDNPKAINPNPVNPKERDADFDDWVLPDDPALNVDYDTSMKRYIQRSADLMATGLESAAKAGQGSTEGLRDMGAALHILEDFFAHSNFAELSLIKLGHTHVLPWTSTADCKHQLPLVTGTFGGSDIIASLAEPLGNILFSPDDKPFEALKAGERYERDQIIQIILGEHPDEKLLEGYEAFLRARDQWASQPFSEQVEQFYAFIATPGRLLGNAFGIAMQSLAVWLGNSVDDLQTLLDEDPNTSGSTDPSHSQLAKDHAQHPLHQLAALLARNAVLQVGQAVLSDWHGKEGAEGPAHVAARFFTHPMDSDWQDVIVREWAEANPEQVERAALKSELNQYQADLQGNAKRDIQRFSQDSSTFSSVFFESTSLSDLWARITGK, from the coding sequence ATGAATCCCCCAGAGACTACTGCCGAAAGCTTTGCTGCTGCCATTGATCAGGATGCGAATACAAACGGCGAGCCGCTTCCCACCCCCTTACGATTTGAAGCCGGAAAAGGCGACGAACACAAACAGACTCATGGCGCTATCGAAACCGTTCTCGAATCTGCAGGTTTCAGTCCTGAAGAGATCCGTGCGATCTATTTCGGCAATTGGCTGCGCGACTACTCGCAACTACTCGACCCGAAAATCGTCAGGGCGACGAACATGCCGAAAAGCTTTCCTGACCTGCTGTCCCGTGAAGCGCTGACCCGCATCGTGGACGTGCTGGCAGTGAAGGAATTCACCGATCTGATGAAGATAGATCGCCCACGCTTTGTGGTGACGCCGGAGCGACTCGGCGTCTATCGTCCTGCTGAGCACATCGATAACCCCAAGGCCATCAACCCCAACCCGGTAAACCCCAAAGAGCGCGACGCCGACTTTGATGACTGGGTACTGCCCGACGATCCGGCTTTAAACGTCGACTACGACACGTCGATGAAGCGTTATATCCAGCGCTCGGCGGACCTCATGGCTACCGGTCTTGAGTCGGCTGCAAAAGCAGGTCAGGGGTCTACTGAAGGGCTCCGGGACATGGGCGCGGCACTGCATATTCTCGAGGACTTCTTCGCCCACTCCAACTTCGCCGAACTGAGCCTGATCAAGCTCGGCCATACTCATGTGCTGCCCTGGACGTCCACAGCAGACTGCAAGCATCAACTGCCGCTGGTGACCGGTACGTTCGGCGGCAGCGATATCATCGCCAGCCTCGCAGAACCGCTTGGCAATATTCTGTTTTCGCCAGACGACAAACCGTTCGAGGCGCTCAAGGCTGGAGAACGTTATGAGCGCGACCAGATTATCCAGATCATCCTCGGCGAGCACCCGGACGAGAAATTGCTTGAAGGCTATGAGGCCTTCTTGCGGGCACGTGACCAATGGGCCAGCCAGCCGTTCTCCGAGCAGGTCGAACAGTTCTACGCATTCATCGCTACGCCCGGGCGCTTGCTGGGCAATGCGTTCGGTATCGCCATGCAGAGCCTGGCCGTGTGGCTGGGTAACAGCGTCGACGACCTGCAAACCCTGCTCGACGAAGATCCGAACACCAGTGGTTCGACCGACCCGTCACATTCGCAACTGGCCAAGGATCACGCGCAACACCCGCTGCACCAGCTCGCCGCACTACTCGCCAGAAACGCTGTGCTTCAAGTGGGTCAGGCCGTTCTGAGCGACTGGCATGGCAAAGAGGGTGCCGAGGGTCCAGCCCACGTTGCCGCACGATTTTTCACTCACCCAATGGACAGCGACTGGCAGGACGTCATCGTCCGTGAATGGGCCGAGGCAAATCCGGAGCAGGTCGAACGTGCCGCACTCAAGAGCGAGCTGAATCAGTACCAGGCCGACTTGCAGGGCAACGCAAAGCGAGACATCCAGCGTTTCAGTCAGGACAGCAGCACCTTTTCCAGCGTTTTTTTCGAAAGTACCTCGCTGTCAGACTTGTGGGCGAGGATTACCGGCAAGTAA